TAATTGGGTAAATATTCTTACAAATTCGGTATAGAGCCCTTCTTTTATTTTATAAATTTTATGTTGGAGTGAATTAAATTTTGTAAAATCTAACTTTAGATTATGTTTATTAATTTCTTTAGAAATATTTTCTTTGTAAAAATATTTAAATAAAAGATCATCGTTAGAAATATCATATAGAAAATCAATCACATTTTTCGAATCAAGACTTTTGTTAATCTCTTCAATCCAAAAAATTATTTGATTAAACTTATTATTTCTCGGCTTTGGTGCATATATTTGACTTTTACCACCACAGTCCTTAATTAATTTTCCCAACTCTATAAGATTTAAAAATAATTCCTTACCTTTCTTATTCCATTCAACACAAAACTCATTCCAATTAAAATACAAAAATTCCTTAAAATAGCTATTTAAATCGATAATCTTATATTTATTATTTATTTGAAATTTACAAATATTTTCTTGATCTATACTTTTTAAAATTTCTACAAAAAATGACTTATTTATACTGCTTCCAAATCTAGAACTTATTTTTTTCTTAGTCACTGCTGAAATTATTTGAGGGTGAAGAGTTAGGAAATCTTCGATCCACAAATTATCTATTACATCTTTATACAAATTATCTATATTATTCTCAATGTATGGATCTTGAGTTAAACCTATTTCAATACTATATTCATCAATAATATAATTGCAAAAAGCATGGAATGTAGTTACCTGTAACTTATAAAATTCATTAACAAAATTATCAATTTCGGATATAATTTTATCCTTGGATTTTTCCTTCTCCTTAAATTTTAAGTACCAATCCTTAAGAGTATTATCTATCTTATTTTCATTATAATTTTGCAAATATAATTTTAAATTCTTAAATCTCGAAAGTATTTTATCTCGTAATTCAGAACACGTATTTTTTGTAAAACTTAATAAGAGTATCTCATCTGGTTTGATTTTTTTTTCCAAAACATTTCTTAAAACTATGTGAGCCAATGTAAAACTTTTGCCTGTTCCTGCACTTGCTTCTATTAATTTAAATTTATTATCTAATTTAATTTGATTAATATCCATATATTTATTGAACTAATATTTAACCTCATTTTTATAAAGTAAGTAATTCTTAAATTTATTCTTTAAATATTGCTCTTCTAAAGCAATTTTAAATTTAATTATTAAAACCAGACTTATTGATAAAAATAAATAATAAATAGATAGCTTTGTTATAAAAAAACCAAGGGAAATAAATATTAAAGAATAGTACATAGGATGCCGCGTAAATTGATAAATACCTTTAGTAACAAGATTGCTATTGTTTATAGGTCTTGGGAAAGGGGATAAATTTCTACCTAAGTCTTTAATTGCAACTAACATTATTATGAAAGAGATTATGATAATTAAAATCCCCATTAAATAAGAAAATG
The window above is part of the Prochlorococcus marinus CUG1415 genome. Proteins encoded here:
- a CDS encoding methyltransferase family protein, producing MTKFQLKNFFKAAYEIILVFLQFFIISLHFFQWALIPQKQIIQVSPFSYLMGILIIIISFIIMLVAIKDLGRNLSPFPRPINNSNLVTKGIYQFTRHPMYYSLIFISLGFFITKLSIYYLFLSISLVLIIKFKIALEEQYLKNKFKNYLLYKNEVKY